The DNA region ATCTCGACGTAGGCGAGGCGGTCGGCCGGGACCAGGACCTTGCGCCCGTGCTCGTCGGTGAGGGAGAGCAGCTTCGCCTGGCCGCTGAGCGCGTCGGCCACCGCCTTCTCCACCTCGTCGGCCGACTGCGCGCTCTCGATGCTGATCTCGCGCGGCGCGTGCTGCACGCCGATCTTGACCTCCACGGCTGGGATACCTCCGATGGTCGGGCGGTGTGCGCGGTCGATCGCGCCGTACGCAGCAAAGACTAGCCCCGCCGCGGGCGCGCGAATCGGCGGACCGCTGACGCCGTGAGCGAACACGGCGCGGTGCGCGCCGCCGCGCGTCGCCGGCTCACCGCGGGCGGCCGCTCAGTGGTGGCCCTCCGCGCCGTGCAGCGGGAAGCCCGCGATGCCGCGCCAGGCCAGCGAGGTCAGCAGCTGCACCGCGGTGTCGCGGGGCACGTCGCTGCCCGAGGCGAGCCAGTGGCGCGCGACCACCTGCGAGACCCCGCCCAGGCCGACGGCCAGCAGCATCGACTGCTCCTTGGCCAGCCCGGTGTCCTCGGCGATCACCTCGCTGATCGCCTCCGCGCACTCCAGCGAGACTTTGTCGACCCGCTCGCGCACAGCCGGCTCGTTGGTCAGGTCCGACTCGAAGACCAGCCGGAAGGCGCCGCCCTCGTCCTCGACGTAGGCGAAGTAGGCGTCCATGGTCGCCTCGACGCGCTTCTTGTTGTCCGTGGTGGACGCCAGCGCCGTGCGGACCGAGTGCAGCAGCGACTCGCAGTGCTGGTCGAGCAGCGCGAGATACAGCTCCAGCTTGCCGGGGAAGTGCTGGTAGAGCACCGGCTTGCTGACCCCCGCGCGCTCGGCGATGTCGTCCATCGCGGCCGCGTGGTAGCCCTGGGCGACGAAGACCTCCTGCGCCGCGCCCAGCAGCTGCTCACGCCGGGCCCTGCGGGGCAGACGGGTGCCGCGCGGCCGCGCCTGAGTCTGCTCGATGGCTGTCACGCCGCCTCCCAGTTCCTGATGAGGATGTCCGAAACCGACCGATCATCCGATCGACCGTGGAGCCGATCGTCCCACCGGTCGGCCTTGTGCGGGGGTGCCGTGTGCGGAACGCGCGACAGCACTGCGACGGCCATCGTACTTTTCGGTAACGACACCGCGCGCTGTGCGAGCGCACATTCTCACTTCCTGGGACCCGCGGCGAGCGCCCCTGCGGCGGCCGCACCGGCCTCAGCGGTGCCTCAGCAGTCCTCAGCGGTCCCCAGCGGTCCTCAGCGGTAATCGTCCTCGTCCTGGCCGACCACCCGCCGCTGCTCCGCGGCATCCGCCGGGTCCGCCCGGCCGACCGGGTCGGGTGCGGGCGGCTCGTCGTCCTCGGGGACCCAGTCGGCGCGCTGCTCGGCCGCGTCCGCCTCGGGCGTCTCCACGTCCAGGTCCACTTCCCGCTCCTCCTCCTCGTCCCGGTCCACCTCCGGCTCCCGCTCCTGCTCCGGGTCCTGCCCCTGGTCCGTCATGGCGCCTCCGTCCTCGATGGCCCCGGTACGCCGGGGGCGCGCGCACGTGTCCGCGCATCCACGGCTACGGGTAACCCGTGCTCGTCCCCGTACGCCCCGGGCCTGCGGAAAACCGGCCGATCGGACCGGTCCCGGCGGTCGTGTGCGTGGAACCCGCTCCCTTCCCAGCGTGCTCCCGTTCGCGCTTCTCACCACTTGTGGCGGTGAACACGCGGCCGGACACGTGATCGTCTCGTAACATCGGACCATGCCCTCGGCCGGATCCCCCTCATCCCACCCGACCGCGGCGGAGCAGGCGGCCGTGGCCCCCGCGACCGTGCCGCCGGGACCGGCGCTCGCGGCCGGGGAATCGGCCCGTACGGTACGGCTGCCGGGTCTGAGCCTGCTGGTCCGCTCGCTGGACGCCGGACCCGCCGACGCCGGCCGGCTGCGGGAGGGCCGGGCCGGACGCGAGCCCGCGCTGTTCGTGCACGGCCTCGGCGGCTCCTCGCAGAACTGGTCGGCGCTGATGGCGGCGCTGGCCGACACCGTCGCGGGCGAGGCCCTCGACCTGCCCGGGTTCGGGCACTCGCCGCCGCCGGACGACGGGAACTTCTCCCTCGCCGCGCACGCCCGCGCCGTGGTGCGGCTGCTGGACGCCGAGCGCCGCGGCCCGGTGCACCTGTTCGGCAACTCGATGGGCGGCGCGGTCGCCGTGAAGGTCGCCGCGGCCCGCCCGGATCTCGTCAGGACGCTCACCCTGGTCTCGCCCGCGCTCCCCGAGGTGCCGCCGCAGCGCACCGCCTGGCCGACCGCGCTCGCCGCGGTGCCGGGACTGCCGCGGCTGTATCTGCGGGCCACCCGCGACTGGAGCGTGGAGCGGCGCACCGCGGCGCTGCTTGAGCTGTGTTACGGCGATCCGTCGGTGGTAGGCGAGCCGGCCCGGCGCGCGGCGGTCGAGGAGTACCGGCGGCGCGCGGAGCTGCCGTACTTCTGGGACGTGATGGTCCGCTCCACCCGCGGCATCGTCAACGCGTACACCCTCGGCGGCCAGCACGCGCTGTGGCGGCAGGCCGAGCGGGTGCTGGCGCCGACGCTGCTGGTCTACGGCGGCCGCGACAAGCTGGTGTCGGTGAAGACCTCCCGCCGGGCCGCCCGCGCCTTCCGGGACGTCCGGATGCTGACCATCCCCGACAGCGGCCACGTGGCCATGATGGAGAATCCGGAGCTGGTCGCCCGCGCCTTCCACGACCTGCTCCACGAACTCGCGCACCGCGACGCGCGCGGTGGGGACGGCGCGGCGGGCACGGGAACGGGCGCGGGCGCGGGCATGAGCGCAGGCGCGGGCACGAGCACGAGCGTGGGCACGGGGACCGACGAGGACCCGGGCACGGACCCGGGTCCCACGAGCGCTGCGGCGACCGGGAGCTGATCGGGCGTGGGGAAGCACAGTGCGCGTGACGGCCACGACGGCCTGAACCCTCCGATACCGGGTGGCGGGCACGACGGCCGGCCGGTGCCGCCCTGGCCGGACGTACCGGGCGCACCCGGCGGCACCGGCGGCTTCGACACACACGGCGCCCCGGGCGCACCCGGCGGCCCCGGCGGCTTCGGCGCGCCCACCGCCCCGACCGGTCCCACCGCCCCGAGCGGCCCCGGCGCCCTCGGCACCCCCGGCACCGGGCGCCGCCGCCGCGGCGACTCGCCCGACGACACCGGCGGCTTCGCGGTGGTCCGCCCGCGCGACGGCTCCGGCCGCCCGACGCCGCACCCCGAGCACCGTGAGCACTCCGCGTGGGGCGGCTCCGGCGGCTGGGCGGGGCAGGTGCTCGGCAGGCCCGGCCGGATGCCCGCCGGGCCCGGCCCGTCCCTCGACCCGGTCGAGGAGTGGGCCGAGGACTGGGCGCCCTACGACGCGGCGACGCTGATGCGCTCGGTCAGGAACGGCACCACCGGCAGCCTGCCCGTCGCCGGCGGCACCGGCCCCGGACTGCCCGGCCTGCCGCCCACCCGGATCACCACGCCGGGCGGCCGGATCCCGCGGCCCCGGCAGGAGTTCCTGGACGCCTTCGACGCGCCGGCCGCGCCGCGCCCGGCCCACCCGGCGGGGACCGCGCACGCCGAGGACCGGCACCCGGCGGACCCGCGCCCCGCCCCACCGCACGCCGCCGACCCCGCCGCCGATCCCGCCGGCGGCGGTCCTTCCGCCGCGGACCGGCCCGGCCGGGGGAAGACCGCGGCCTCCGGCGGCAAGGGCCGCACCCTCAGCGGCGTGGCCGCCGCTGCCGTGGTCACCGTGCTCGCCGTGGTCGTGGCGGGACAGGCCGCGCAGGACCGGCACCACCCCGCGAAGGACACCGGCACCGGCGCGGACGACAACGCGCCCCGCGCCGACGACGGCGCCTCCCGCTCCCAGGAGCGCACCGCCGACCCGCTGCCGTCCGCGACCGCGACCGCCGCCGCCACCTCGCCGGTGACCGCCGCCGACTACACCCGGCTGATGGCGCAGCGCTTCCCGCTGCCCGCCGACCTGAGCCTGTCCGGCGCGTTCACCACCGTGCCGGGGCACCAGGCCGCGCCCGGCCGCGGCAAGGTGATGCGGTTCCGGGTCGACGTGGAGAAGGGACTGCCGCTGGACGCCCGGCTGTTCAGCGACGCCGTCTTCGCGACCCTGAACGACCCGCGCAGCTGGGGCCACGGCGGCACGATGACCTTCGAGCGGGTCTCCAGCGGGCCGGCCGACATCGTCATCACCCTGGCCAGCCCCGGCACCACCGCCAAGTGGTGTGCGAAGTCCGGCCTGGACACCACCGTCGACAACGTCTCCTGCGACGCCGCGTCCACCCCGCGCACCATGATCAACGCGTACCGCTGGGCGCAGGGCGCGGCGACCTACGGTCCGGACCGGATGCACGCCTACCGCCAGATGCTGATCAACCACGAGGTCGGCCACCGCCTCGGCCACGACCACGTCGGCTGTCCCCGGCAGGGCGCGCCCGCGCCGGTGATGATGCAGCAGACGAAGTTCCTGTCGCTGGACGGCGGCCCCACCTGCAAGCCCAACCCCTGGCCGTTCCCGTAGCCGATCGTCACACAGTGTCACATTAGAGGCGGTTTCGCCCCCGCGCATAAGTGATCCTTATCGCTTACCTTGATGCGACTTTGACAGCGAGGGCTCTTTCCCTGCACCCTTTTGACCATGTCGCAGCGCCTCGTCAGCCCCACCTTGCGCGTCAGCATCGAGCTGGCGCTCATCGGCGTGACCGCGCACAGCGTCGCCGACGTGCACTGTCGGTGATCACTTCGCGGTCCGCCGCGTAGAGGCCAGCCCCCCGGCCGCCTCCGCCCCGGCTCGCGCGGCCGCGCCCACCCGTGCGCCCCGCGCTCCCCTCCGGCGCCCCGGCGCCGTCCCCCTCGGCATGCCTGCGAACCAGGCCCGTGAAAGGTTCTACGATGCGTCACTTGTCCGCCCCGTCCCGCCGTCTGGGCGCGATCGCCATAGGTCTGGCCCTTGCCGGAGGGGCCGTCGCCTGCGGCCCCAAGAGCGGCGACGACGCGAAGTCCGGGGGCGGCGACGGCGCGCCGCACAAGGGCGGCACCCTCTACGTGCTCAACAACCAGGCGCAGGAGGACTTCGACCCGGCGCGCCTCTACACCTCCGGCGGCGGCAACATCCCCTCGCTGGTCTACCGGACCCTGACCACCCGCAACCGCGCGAACGGCGCGGCCGGCTCCAAGGTCGTCCCGGACCTCGCCACGAACACCGGCGAGCCCAGCGCGAACGCGACCGTGTGGACGTACCACCTCAAGGACGGCCTGACCTACCAGGACGGCAGCCCGATCACCACCGCCGACATCAAGTACGACATCGAGCGCTCCTTCGCGCCCGAACTCTCCGGCGGCGCCCCCTACCTGCGGGACTGGCTGGTCGGCGCGGCAAACTACCAGGGCCCGTACAAGGACCCGAAGGGCCTGGCCTCGATCCAGACGCCGGACGCGAAGACCATCGTCTTCCACCTGAACAAGCCCGAGGGCGAGTTCCCGCTGCTGGCCACCCAGACGTCCTTCGCCCCGGTGCCCAAGGCCAAGGACACCGGCACCAAGTACGCCGAGCACCCGGTCTCCTCCGGCCCGTACGTCGTGGTCAGCAACCAGAACAACGGCGAGCACATCGTGCTCAAGCGCAACCCGCACTGGTCGCCGGCCACCGACTCGCAGCGCAAGGCGTACCCCGACGTCATCGACGTGCAGTCGGGGCTGGACCAGGCCGTGATCAACCAGCGGCTGGCCTCCGGCGTCGGCAAGGACGCGGACGCGATCACCACCGACACCAACCTCGGCCCGGCCGAACTCGCCAAGATCACCGGCGACAAGGCCCTGGCCTCGCGGGTCGGCACCGGCCACTTCGGCTACACCGACTACATCGCCTTCAACCCCAAGGTGAAGCCGTTCGACGACATCCGGGTGCGCGAGGCCATCGCCTACGCGATCAACCGCACCACCGTCATCAACGCGCAGGGCGGCTCCTCGCTCAACGAGCCCGCCACCACCTTCCTGCCCCCGCAGGCGTCCTTCGGCTACACGCCCTACGACCCGTTCCCGGCCGGCCCGACCGGCAACCCGGCCAAGGCCAAGGAACTGCTGAAGCAGGCCGGTTACCCCCACGGACTGACCGTCAGCCTCACCCACGACGTCACCAAGGGCGACGAGCAGGGCCCGGAGGTCGCCACCGCCATCCAGGAGGCCCTGAAGGCCGCCGGCATCACCGTCAAGCTCGACGGCGAGGAGCACAACGCCTTCAGCGACAAGGTCCACAACGTCTCCACCGAGCCCGGCTTCTTCCTGGCCGGCTGGGGCGCCGACTGGCCGTCCGGCGGCCCGTTCCTCGGCCCGATCTTCGACGGCCGGCAGATCGTCAAGGACGGCGACAACTTCAACAACGCCCAGCTCAACGACCCTTCGGTGAACAGCGAGATCGACGCGATCAACAAGATCACCGACCTGAAGGCCGCCGCGGTCCGCTGGGGGGCGCTGGACAAGAAGATCGGCGCCCAGGCGCTGACCGTGCCGCTCTACCACCCGGTCTACAAGCGGCTGTTCGGCAAGAACATCAAGAACGTCGTGATCAGCGACTGGACCGGTGTGCTCGACGCCTCCCAGGTCGCGGTGAAGTGACGCCGTGACGCTCGAAGCGATATCCGCCGTCGAGGCGGGGGCGGGCGTCCAGGCGTCCGCCCCCGCCTCGGGGGCGCGGCAGGTCTGGCGGCGGCTGCGCGGCCGGCCCGCCGCGCTGGCCGGCGGCGCGGTCATCGTGCTGCTGGTCCTGGTCGCGCTGGGCGCGCCGCTGCTCGCCGCGATCGAGGGCCAGGACACCACCACCTACCACGCCGACCTGGTCGACTCCGCCTCCGGCGGCGTCCCGCTCGGCCACCTCGGCGGCATCGGCGGCAGCCACTGGCTGGGCGTCGAACCCGGCACCGGGCGCGACCTGTTCGCCCGCATCGTCTACGGCGCCCGGGTCTCGCTCGGCGTCGCGATCGGCGCGACCGTCCTCCAGGTGCTCATCGGCGTCGCCCTCGGCCTCGCCGCCGGGCTCGGCAACCGCTTCGTCGACGGCCTGCTCAGCCGGATCACCGACGTCTTCGTGGTGATGCCCGCGCTGATCCTGGCCATCGCGCTGCTCGCGGTGGTGCCCGGCAGCTTCCCCC from Actinacidiphila sp. DG2A-62 includes:
- a CDS encoding alpha/beta fold hydrolase; translation: MPSAGSPSSHPTAAEQAAVAPATVPPGPALAAGESARTVRLPGLSLLVRSLDAGPADAGRLREGRAGREPALFVHGLGGSSQNWSALMAALADTVAGEALDLPGFGHSPPPDDGNFSLAAHARAVVRLLDAERRGPVHLFGNSMGGAVAVKVAAARPDLVRTLTLVSPALPEVPPQRTAWPTALAAVPGLPRLYLRATRDWSVERRTAALLELCYGDPSVVGEPARRAAVEEYRRRAELPYFWDVMVRSTRGIVNAYTLGGQHALWRQAERVLAPTLLVYGGRDKLVSVKTSRRAARAFRDVRMLTIPDSGHVAMMENPELVARAFHDLLHELAHRDARGGDGAAGTGTGAGAGMSAGAGTSTSVGTGTDEDPGTDPGPTSAAATGS
- a CDS encoding ABC transporter substrate-binding protein; protein product: MRHLSAPSRRLGAIAIGLALAGGAVACGPKSGDDAKSGGGDGAPHKGGTLYVLNNQAQEDFDPARLYTSGGGNIPSLVYRTLTTRNRANGAAGSKVVPDLATNTGEPSANATVWTYHLKDGLTYQDGSPITTADIKYDIERSFAPELSGGAPYLRDWLVGAANYQGPYKDPKGLASIQTPDAKTIVFHLNKPEGEFPLLATQTSFAPVPKAKDTGTKYAEHPVSSGPYVVVSNQNNGEHIVLKRNPHWSPATDSQRKAYPDVIDVQSGLDQAVINQRLASGVGKDADAITTDTNLGPAELAKITGDKALASRVGTGHFGYTDYIAFNPKVKPFDDIRVREAIAYAINRTTVINAQGGSSLNEPATTFLPPQASFGYTPYDPFPAGPTGNPAKAKELLKQAGYPHGLTVSLTHDVTKGDEQGPEVATAIQEALKAAGITVKLDGEEHNAFSDKVHNVSTEPGFFLAGWGADWPSGGPFLGPIFDGRQIVKDGDNFNNAQLNDPSVNSEIDAINKITDLKAAAVRWGALDKKIGAQALTVPLYHPVYKRLFGKNIKNVVISDWTGVLDASQVAVK
- a CDS encoding Ms4533A family Cys-rich leader peptide, producing the protein MSQRLVSPTLRVSIELALIGVTAHSVADVHCR
- a CDS encoding TetR/AcrR family transcriptional regulator, which codes for MTAIEQTQARPRGTRLPRRARREQLLGAAQEVFVAQGYHAAAMDDIAERAGVSKPVLYQHFPGKLELYLALLDQHCESLLHSVRTALASTTDNKKRVEATMDAYFAYVEDEGGAFRLVFESDLTNEPAVRERVDKVSLECAEAISEVIAEDTGLAKEQSMLLAVGLGGVSQVVARHWLASGSDVPRDTAVQLLTSLAWRGIAGFPLHGAEGHH
- a CDS encoding DUF3107 domain-containing protein encodes the protein MEVKIGVQHAPREISIESAQSADEVEKAVADALSGQAKLLSLTDEHGRKVLVPADRLAYVEIGEPAARRVGFGAAL
- a CDS encoding DUF3152 domain-containing protein, giving the protein MPPWPDVPGAPGGTGGFDTHGAPGAPGGPGGFGAPTAPTGPTAPSGPGALGTPGTGRRRRGDSPDDTGGFAVVRPRDGSGRPTPHPEHREHSAWGGSGGWAGQVLGRPGRMPAGPGPSLDPVEEWAEDWAPYDAATLMRSVRNGTTGSLPVAGGTGPGLPGLPPTRITTPGGRIPRPRQEFLDAFDAPAAPRPAHPAGTAHAEDRHPADPRPAPPHAADPAADPAGGGPSAADRPGRGKTAASGGKGRTLSGVAAAAVVTVLAVVVAGQAAQDRHHPAKDTGTGADDNAPRADDGASRSQERTADPLPSATATAAATSPVTAADYTRLMAQRFPLPADLSLSGAFTTVPGHQAAPGRGKVMRFRVDVEKGLPLDARLFSDAVFATLNDPRSWGHGGTMTFERVSSGPADIVITLASPGTTAKWCAKSGLDTTVDNVSCDAASTPRTMINAYRWAQGAATYGPDRMHAYRQMLINHEVGHRLGHDHVGCPRQGAPAPVMMQQTKFLSLDGGPTCKPNPWPFP